A genomic stretch from Microtus pennsylvanicus isolate mMicPen1 chromosome 11, mMicPen1.hap1, whole genome shotgun sequence includes:
- the LOC142831482 gene encoding small nuclear ribonucleoprotein G, giving the protein MSKAHPPELKKFMDKKLSLKLNGGRHVQGILRGFDPFMNLVIDECVEMATSGQQNNIGMVVIRGNSIIMLEALERV; this is encoded by the coding sequence ATGAGCAAGGCCCACCCTCCCGAACTGAAGAAATTTATGGACAAGAAGTTATCATTGAAGTTAAATGGTGGCAGACATGTACAAGGCATACTTCGGGGCTTTGATCCCTTTATGAATCTTGTCATTGATGAGTGTGTGGAGATGGCAACTAGTGGGCAACAGAATAACATCGGCATGGTGGTCATACGAGGAAACAGCATCATCATGTTAGAAGCCTTGGAAAGAGTCTAA